The segment GCGCCGCCCGCGGCGGCCGCGCCGCCCGTGCCGCCCCGGCGCCGTGCGACGTTTTCCGAGGCGTGTTTCACGACGTTTCATACTGCGGCCAAGACGCGGGCGCATAAGACGGGGCATGCGGCGGGCGCGTGGCCGATCCCCGACCTGCTGAAGACCCTACCGCGCACCGCCGCCGCCTGGCCGCAGATGCCGCCCTCTCTCACTGTCATCACCGGACGGAGCGCAGCGGAGATCCGGTGATCCATGGCCGCCTGATGCGGCGGCAGGGAGCGCCACGCGGTGCCTGTGCGCCTGCCGTGGATCCTCGGGTCTGCGCTGCGCTCCGCCCGAGGATGACAATGGAGGGGGGCGAGGGAGGGAAGTGCGGGAGAGTACGGTCGCCTGCCACCTTCCTCGCTCTCGCCGCCCTCACTCACTGTCATCACCGGACGGAGCGAAGCGGAGATCCGGTGATCCATGGCCGCCTGACGCGGCGGCAGGGAGCGCCGCGCGGTGCCTGTGCGCCTGCCGTGGATCCTCGGGTCTGCGCTGCGCTCCGCCCGAGGATGACAATCGAGAGGGGCGAGGGGGCGGCGGTCGTTGGGAGAAGGCGCCGTGCTCCGGGCCCGTCCGCCACCCCCTCGCAATCCTTCCACCCCCGCCCGCTATCGCGCTACCGTGGCGCCACCCTCACCGGAAGGAGCCGCCATGGCCCGTCTGTCCGACCTGCCCCCGGCGCTGGCGCGCCATATCGCGGGGCTGCCCTGTCCGACGTTCGACACGACGCCGCGCGCCGACGGGCCGCCCTTGTCCGAGAGGCGGGTGGCGCTGGTCACCACGGCCGGGCTGATGCGGCGCGGCGACCGGCCGTTCGGGCCGGGGTCCGGCGACTACCGGGTGATTCCGGGCGACACGGCCGGCGGCGACCTGGTCATGACGCACGTGTCGGTCAACTACGACCGCACCGGCTTCCAGCAGGACCTGAACGTCGTCCTGCCGCTCGACCGGTTGAACGAGATGGCGGCGGACGGCGCGATCGGTTCGGTCGCCGCCTTCCACTACAGCGTCATGGGGGCGACCGACCCGGAGGCGATGCGGGCCGACGCGGCCGACATCGTGGGCCTGCTGAAGGCGGACGGCGTCGACGCCGTCGTCTTCGCCCCCGTCTGACCGAACTGCACGCGCGCCGTGTGCGCGCTGGCACATTGGTTCGAGGCGGCGGGGCTGCCGACCGTGGCGATCGCGCTGATCCGCGAGCATGCCGAGGCGATGCGGCCGCCGCGCGCTTTGTGGGTGCCGTTCGAACTCGGCCGGCCGCTGGGCACGCCGAACGACCCGGCCTTCCAGCGCCGGGTGCTGGCCGCGGCGCTGGCGCTGTTCGACGAGCCGGACGGTCCGGCCGGGCCGGGCGTCCCGGTGCTGGTGGACTTCCCGGACGAGGCGCCGCCCGCGGCGGTGACGGCGGAGGCGGACGACGGCCTGTTCTGCCCGGTGTCGTTCCCGTCTCCCGAGGATGCGCGGGCGCCGACGCTGGTCGAGCGGGTGAACGACGAGATCGGCCGGCTGCAGCCCTGGCACGACCTGGCGCTGGCCCGCGGCCGGCGCAGCACGGTGGGCGCCAGCGGGCTGGAGCCGCTCGCCATCGCCGAATTCCTCGACGCGGTGGCGAACGAGGGGGCCGAGGCCGGGAGCCCGGTGGCGGGCGTCTCGGTGGCGCAGCTGCTGAAGCTGGCCGGCGACGACCTGACCGCCTTCTACCACGAGGCGGCCGCCGCCCGGCCGGACGTCCGCCACACCCCGGCCGAGGCGCTGCGCTGGTTCTGGACCGAGACCCAGGCCGGCGCCCTGCTCCTGGCCGTCCAGGCGGCGGGGGCGGCCTCGGACGACGCGGCGCTGAAGACGGTGGCCACCCGCCTGCTGGTGCCGCGCGCGGCGGAGGCGATCCTGGCGGAGCGGGGCGGCGCCGCGCCGGGGTAAGCCGGGTGTGCTATCGGCGTAGCGGAACCGCCCCGCTGCCGCGGTGGTTCATGGCGTAAGCCACAAGGTTTAAGGTGACATCGGATCGGCGATAGACATCCGGTCGACCATCCAGCGGGGATAGACCTAGCATGAGCGAGTCCGCCGATTTCCCGATCGTCGGTGTCGGGGCGTCCGCGGGCGGCGTCGAGGCTTTCGAGAAGTTCTTTCGCCACCTGCCGGCCGAACCCGGCATGGCGTTCGTCGTCGTCACGCACCTGTCGCCCGACCGCGTGAGCAGCCTGCCGGAGGTCATCGGCTACTCCGCGCCGATGCCGGTCGTGCTGGCGACGGACGGCGAGGCGATCGCGCCGAACCGCATCTACGTCATCCCGGCCAACACGATCCTGACGGTCAAGCGTCGGACGATCCGCCTGCGGCCGCCCAACGCCACTCAGCGCGAGCGCCACCCGATCGACATCTTCTTCGGCTCGCTGGCCGAGGATCTCGGCGATCAGGCGATCTGCGTGGTCATGTCCGGCGGCGGCAGCGACGGCGCGCTGGGCGTGAAGGCGATCAAGGAGGCCGGCGGCCTGGCCGTGGCCCAGGGCAGCGACGGGTCGCGGCCGGCCTATCCGGAGATGCCCGACAGCGCCGTCGCGACCGGCTTCGTCGACATCGTCCTGCCGGTCGAGCAGATCGGACCCAAACTGATAGAATACGTCAACAGCCGGCTGTCGCTGGAGACGGTCCTGGAGGCCGAACGGCAGTCGAACGCGCGTCAGGTGCTGCGCGAGGCGCAGGAGCGGATCTACGGCCTGCTGCGCCACCAGACCGGGCACGACTTCAGCGGCTAGAAGGTGAAGACCTTCATGCGCCGGGTCGAGCGGCGCATGAAGGTGCTGCAGGTCACCGACGTCGAGGCGTATGTCGACCTGCTGCAGAAGGATGAGGGGGAGATCATCAACCTCTTCCGCGACCTGCTGATCGGCGTGACCAGCTTCTTCCGCGACGAGGACGCGTTCGAGGCGCTGGCGAAGCTGGTCGTGCCGAAGCTGTTCGAGGGGAAGGGGGCCTCCGACACGCTGCGCGTCTGGGTGCCGGGCTGCTCGACGGGCGAGGAGGCCTATTCGATCGCCATCCTGCTGCGCGAGCACATGGACACGCTGAAGGTGGTGCCGCGGGTGCAGGTGTTCGCGACCGACATCGACGAGGCGGCGCTGGCGGTCGCGCGCAGCGGGCGCTATCCGGAGGCGATGATGGGCGGCGTGTCGCCGACGCGGCGCGACCGGTTCTTCACCGGCGACGGCATCTTCACGCCGGTCAAGGAGATCCGCGACCTCTGCGTCTTCTCGGCGCACAGTCTGATCCGCGATCCGCCCTTCTCGCGCATCGACCTGATCTCCTGCCGCAACCTGCTGATCTATCTGGGCGGCGGGCTGCACGACCAGGTCTTCCCGGTCTTCCACTACGCGCTGCGGCCCGGCGGCTATCTGTTCCTCGGCAACTCGGAGAACATCAGCCACAACTCGCAGCTCTTCGCCCCGGTTGACCAGGCCCAGCGCGTGTTCCGGCGCCGCGACGGCGCCACCGCCTATCCCGGCGCGATGCTCGCCGCATCGACAGGTCGCCTGCAACGTCCGCGCGCCGGCAACCGTGCGGTCGAGGCGACATCGCAGCTGTCGACACGGCTGATCGAGCGGCGGGTGCTCGACCGGTTCGCGCCGCCGCACGTCGTGGTCGACGGCGACGGCGACGTGGTCAGCTTCTCGTCGCGCACCGGCAAGTTCCTGGAGCCCCCGGTCGGCGCGCCGAACCGGCAGCTCGTGACCATGGCGCGGCGCGGCCTGCGGCTGGAGCTGCGGGCGGCCCTCGCGGATGCGATCGAAACCCAGCGCACCGTCACCAAGCCCGACCTGGAGGTCGAGTTCGAGGGCGGCGTCCAGCACATCCGGCTGACCGTCGAGCCGCTGCACGAGATCGAGACCGACCCGCTCTACCTGGTGGTCTTCGAGGAGGTCGGGCCACCCGCGCCGCGGAACCAGGGCGAGGCGAGGGCCGAGGAGAGCGTC is part of the Constrictibacter sp. MBR-5 genome and harbors:
- a CDS encoding CheR family methyltransferase; its protein translation is MKTFMRRVERRMKVLQVTDVEAYVDLLQKDEGEIINLFRDLLIGVTSFFRDEDAFEALAKLVVPKLFEGKGASDTLRVWVPGCSTGEEAYSIAILLREHMDTLKVVPRVQVFATDIDEAALAVARSGRYPEAMMGGVSPTRRDRFFTGDGIFTPVKEIRDLCVFSAHSLIRDPPFSRIDLISCRNLLIYLGGGLHDQVFPVFHYALRPGGYLFLGNSENISHNSQLFAPVDQAQRVFRRRDGATAYPGAMLAASTGRLQRPRAGNRAVEATSQLSTRLIERRVLDRFAPPHVVVDGDGDVVSFSSRTGKFLEPPVGAPNRQLVTMARRGLRLELRAALADAIETQRTVTKPDLEVEFEGGVQHIRLTVEPLHEIETDPLYLVVFEEVGPPAPRNQGEARAEESVDQCDPVAALERELRATRERLQTTIEEYETSLEELKSANEELLSVNEEVQSTNEEMETSKEELQSLNEELHTVNLELAQKVDALDTANADLRNLFESTRIATIFLDRNMLIRSFTPAVTEVFRLIPSDRGRPITDIASRLDYEQLRRDIREVLDTVQPVERDVRRIDGDAHYLMRILPYRNGDDVVDGVLVTFLNVTSVIEAEEQQRLLVAELNHRVKNMLTVICRSPRRRCGGRDRWRNSASRSWGG
- a CDS encoding chemotaxis protein CheB, with product MSESADFPIVGVGASAGGVEAFEKFFRHLPAEPGMAFVVVTHLSPDRVSSLPEVIGYSAPMPVVLATDGEAIAPNRIYVIPANTILTVKRRTIRLRPPNATQRERHPIDIFFGSLAEDLGDQAICVVMSGGGSDGALGVKAIKEAGGLAVAQGSDGSRPAYPEMPDSAVATGFVDIVLPVEQIGPKLIEYVNSRLSLETVLEAERQSNARQVLREAQERIYGLLRHQTGHDFSG
- a CDS encoding glycine/sarcosine/betaine reductase selenoprotein B family protein, whose protein sequence is MARLSDLPPALARHIAGLPCPTFDTTPRADGPPLSERRVALVTTAGLMRRGDRPFGPGSGDYRVIPGDTAGGDLVMTHVSVNYDRTGFQQDLNVVLPLDRLNEMAADGAIGSVAAFHYSVMGATDPEAMRADAADIVGLLKADGVDAVVFAPV